One window of Atribacter laminatus genomic DNA carries:
- a CDS encoding ABC transporter substrate-binding protein, with translation MRKFIIPFVILLFFSLASVVWAEVPAEVATWSNMVKEKFDGTTITCAFTSHPTTDAMQAMVDEFTELTGIKVRWDIIEEGLLRQKLLLEHEAKTGVYDVILIDAFNMAEYAPSGVALDLQPLLENKEITPDWYEYADILPAYRDGIGTFNGVISGIPVAGETRYVGYRTDLFEKYGQKPPETMDELLAMAKFFKGKEENLYGIGMRAQRGIHFASGWLTVMYQLGGQVLDQKTWDVLLNDPKTVASLEYYVDLLNQGPPDIAVYTHEEAVSVFTSGRAAMWFDSTALTPWVIDPTKSAITDKVSFVPPPSGPAGAYGVLAGWNVGISSDVDEKRQEAAWAFIVWMTSKYKAKDYVKLGGTPVRESVYTDEELVAANWTFPIQLESLGRAANLVKDGMMWLPPHPKLMKVLEIAGSYGSDVLAGQMSAKDAMDKAQAECENIMAE, from the coding sequence ATGCGTAAGTTTATTATTCCATTCGTGATATTGCTGTTTTTTTCATTAGCAAGTGTTGTTTGGGCAGAAGTCCCGGCCGAGGTAGCTACCTGGTCGAATATGGTTAAAGAAAAATTTGATGGCACAACCATTACCTGTGCTTTTACCTCACACCCAACCACCGATGCCATGCAAGCAATGGTTGACGAGTTCACGGAATTGACTGGGATTAAGGTTCGATGGGATATCATTGAGGAAGGCTTGCTCCGCCAGAAACTGCTTTTAGAACACGAAGCCAAAACCGGTGTCTATGACGTTATACTCATCGATGCTTTCAATATGGCTGAGTACGCGCCAAGCGGAGTAGCACTTGATCTTCAGCCGCTCCTCGAAAACAAAGAAATTACTCCTGATTGGTATGAATATGCTGATATTCTACCGGCCTACCGGGATGGCATAGGAACTTTCAATGGAGTCATCAGTGGAATTCCAGTCGCTGGTGAGACTCGTTATGTTGGCTATCGGACTGATCTTTTCGAAAAATACGGCCAGAAGCCTCCTGAAACCATGGATGAATTGTTAGCAATGGCCAAATTTTTCAAAGGAAAAGAAGAAAACCTTTATGGAATAGGAATGCGTGCCCAAAGAGGAATCCATTTTGCTTCCGGTTGGTTGACGGTAATGTATCAACTGGGTGGCCAGGTACTCGATCAAAAAACCTGGGATGTTCTTTTGAATGATCCAAAAACAGTAGCCTCACTTGAATACTATGTGGATCTATTAAATCAAGGACCTCCGGATATTGCCGTTTATACTCATGAAGAAGCGGTTTCAGTATTTACTTCTGGCCGAGCGGCCATGTGGTTTGACTCAACCGCTCTTACTCCCTGGGTTATTGATCCAACCAAATCGGCCATTACTGATAAAGTCAGTTTTGTGCCACCTCCTAGCGGGCCAGCTGGAGCATATGGAGTTTTAGCCGGGTGGAACGTTGGTATTTCCAGCGATGTCGATGAAAAAAGACAGGAAGCCGCTTGGGCGTTCATCGTGTGGATGACCAGCAAATATAAAGCGAAAGACTATGTCAAACTTGGTGGTACCCCAGTGCGAGAATCGGTTTATACTGATGAAGAACTAGTTGCCGCCAACTGGACCTTCCCGATTCAATTAGAATCCTTAGGTCGTGCCGCCAATTTAGTTAAAGATGGTATGATGTGGTTGCCTCCGCACCCAAAACTAATGAAAGTCTTGGAAATTGCTGGATCCTATGGTTCCGATGTGTTAGCTGGACAGATGTCTGCCAAAGATGCTATGGATAAAGCCCAAGCTGAATGCGAAAATATCATGGCTGAATAG
- a CDS encoding SDR family NAD(P)-dependent oxidoreductase: MLDNAIKIFDLSGKVALITGASKGLGKAFATALAEAGATPILLARNQSELEKTGKEIAQINPQCTWYAADITKEIEVEKVVNKIIDQFGKIDILVNNAATGRINLPPEETSLDQWNFVIDTNLTGMFICSRAVGKEMIKQRAGKIINLASISGSIINKGVHGGSYEVSKSAIAALTRALAVEWAPYNINVNAIAPGYFLTEPNIKFFEANQDFYNQVVDMVPLKRIGNPNELKGTVIYLASEASNFMTGSIVVVDGGYTLW, from the coding sequence AGTGGAAAGGTAGCTTTGATAACTGGAGCAAGTAAGGGTTTAGGGAAGGCATTTGCTACCGCTTTAGCTGAAGCCGGGGCAACGCCAATTTTACTGGCGAGAAATCAATCGGAACTGGAGAAAACTGGCAAGGAAATTGCTCAGATTAATCCACAATGTACTTGGTATGCAGCAGATATAACCAAAGAAATTGAAGTTGAAAAAGTTGTGAATAAAATAATTGATCAGTTCGGAAAGATCGATATATTAGTTAACAATGCAGCAACCGGTCGAATTAATCTTCCCCCCGAAGAAACCAGTTTAGACCAATGGAATTTTGTTATTGATACTAACCTCACCGGTATGTTTATTTGTTCCAGGGCGGTTGGGAAGGAAATGATAAAACAAAGGGCCGGGAAGATAATCAACTTGGCTTCAATTTCAGGGTCAATAATCAACAAAGGTGTACATGGCGGATCCTATGAAGTTTCAAAATCGGCAATTGCAGCCTTAACCAGGGCTTTGGCTGTCGAGTGGGCTCCTTATAACATTAACGTCAATGCCATTGCCCCTGGATATTTCCTGACTGAACCGAATATCAAATTTTTTGAAGCTAACCAGGATTTTTATAACCAGGTAGTGGATATGGTCCCTTTAAAGCGAATTGGGAATCCCAATGAACTCAAGGGAACCGTTATATATTTAGCGTCGGAAGCTTCCAACTTTATGACTGGATCAATTGTCGTTGTTGATGGAGGATATACTTTGTGGTAA
- a CDS encoding ECF transporter S component: MKITRLIAYTGLSVAVVTVVTMVVQVPIPQTKGYINLGDAVILVFAMLFGAKVGMIGGGLGSALADILTGYAHWAPFTLIIKGIEGLIVGLFASKEMSAGKRIPILILAVLEMVFGYFLVETRLYGLGAALVEIPGNLIQAGSAVIISLLLFYAIKRVEKVYTREV, encoded by the coding sequence ATGAAAATAACAAGACTAATCGCCTATACCGGGTTGTCGGTTGCAGTGGTCACAGTTGTTACCATGGTAGTACAGGTACCGATACCGCAAACCAAGGGGTATATTAATCTTGGTGATGCGGTTATTTTGGTTTTTGCTATGCTTTTTGGTGCCAAGGTGGGGATGATTGGTGGCGGGTTAGGTTCAGCTTTAGCTGATATTCTTACTGGTTATGCTCACTGGGCGCCGTTTACTCTTATCATTAAAGGAATAGAAGGGCTGATCGTTGGTCTTTTTGCTTCAAAAGAGATGAGCGCTGGAAAAAGAATTCCTATTCTTATTCTTGCGGTTCTAGAAATGGTTTTTGGTTATTTTTTAGTTGAAACCCGTCTCTATGGTTTGGGGGCAGCTTTGGTTGAAATACCTGGAAACTTAATACAAGCAGGAAGTGCCGTTATCATCTCACTTTTACTTTTTTATGCGATAAAAAGAGTTGAGAAGGTTTATACTCGAGAAGTATGA
- a CDS encoding carbohydrate ABC transporter permease, with protein sequence MKNKREEHYWYLLPSLLTLVAIVIFPTIFLWYMGFTNYDLTMGWEQHKLIGVRNFQYLAFEDKDFWHSMKISLWFMVFTVVIEFVLGLAIALLFNRRIRGKRLWMSFLIIPMVITPTIISLIWKLMLNTEYGVLNYILSLFSITKINWLGYENALWSVMMVDIWEWTPFVALILYAGLQSLPQEPYEAVVVDGASPLQIFYYLTLPLLKPMILIAILLRSIDSLKIFDIVYGLTQGGPGNATELMSMHIYRLGFRHTNWIGRASANAMVLLVIITILTNILLRIMRRGTRGEF encoded by the coding sequence ATGAAGAACAAAAGGGAAGAACACTATTGGTATTTACTGCCGTCACTGCTTACTTTAGTGGCGATTGTAATTTTTCCCACAATTTTTCTCTGGTATATGGGTTTCACCAATTATGATTTGACAATGGGATGGGAACAACACAAATTAATAGGTGTCAGAAATTTTCAATATCTGGCTTTTGAAGACAAAGATTTTTGGCATTCGATGAAAATTAGTCTCTGGTTTATGGTTTTTACCGTTGTCATTGAATTCGTATTGGGTTTAGCTATTGCTTTGCTTTTTAATCGACGTATTCGCGGGAAAAGATTATGGATGTCTTTTTTAATCATACCCATGGTGATCACCCCGACTATCATTTCGCTCATCTGGAAATTAATGCTCAATACCGAATATGGAGTTCTTAATTATATTCTTTCTTTATTTTCTATTACAAAAATCAACTGGTTAGGGTATGAAAACGCTCTCTGGTCGGTTATGATGGTTGATATTTGGGAATGGACTCCTTTTGTTGCACTTATTCTTTATGCTGGTTTACAATCTCTTCCTCAGGAACCCTACGAAGCGGTTGTCGTTGATGGCGCCTCACCCCTGCAAATATTTTATTACCTTACCCTTCCTCTTTTAAAGCCGATGATTCTTATTGCCATTTTGCTTCGTTCCATTGATTCTTTAAAAATATTTGATATTGTATACGGTTTGACTCAAGGAGGACCGGGAAATGCTACTGAGTTAATGAGTATGCATATCTACCGACTCGGTTTCCGACATACCAATTGGATTGGACGAGCATCGGCGAATGCTATGGTTTTACTGGTTATTATTACAATATTGACGAACATATTGCTACGGATAATGAGAAGAGGGACCAGGGGGGAATTTTAA
- a CDS encoding carbohydrate ABC transporter permease encodes MTTFFNYTRQRRVKNIILDILIALVVIVCVFPFIWMFMTSIKTRVQTIDPSVWFFQPTLENYRAIFQKRDMFMYINNSIIVVLFTTLISVVLGTFAAYGLARFQFNRKEDIAYWILSLRMLPPMAVVIPFFLLGRFVGLLDTHLLLIIVYLSFNIPFTIWMMRGFIEDIPRELEEAAWVDGCSRFQAIRRIIFPLIAPGIAATSIFCVIQSWNEFSLAFFLTSFNARTIPTTVTFFLSVLGVIWGEMAAVGIVATIPVLIFALIVQKYLVRGLTFGAIKS; translated from the coding sequence ATGACCACATTTTTTAATTATACCCGACAAAGAAGAGTCAAAAACATCATCTTAGATATTCTAATTGCTTTGGTGGTTATTGTCTGTGTTTTTCCTTTTATCTGGATGTTTATGACTTCAATAAAAACTCGGGTTCAGACCATTGATCCTTCAGTTTGGTTTTTCCAACCAACTCTCGAAAATTATCGAGCGATATTTCAAAAAAGAGATATGTTTATGTATATCAACAATAGTATCATTGTAGTATTGTTTACCACCTTGATTTCTGTTGTATTAGGCACTTTTGCTGCCTATGGACTAGCACGTTTTCAGTTCAATAGAAAAGAAGATATTGCCTATTGGATTCTTTCGCTCCGGATGTTACCACCTATGGCAGTGGTTATACCCTTTTTCCTTCTAGGGCGTTTTGTAGGGCTTCTTGATACCCACCTCCTTCTCATTATCGTGTATCTGAGCTTTAATATTCCTTTTACTATTTGGATGATGAGAGGCTTTATTGAGGATATTCCTCGTGAACTCGAAGAAGCAGCTTGGGTGGATGGCTGTTCAAGATTCCAGGCCATACGACGAATCATTTTCCCGCTCATTGCTCCGGGGATTGCTGCTACTTCAATTTTTTGTGTCATCCAATCCTGGAACGAATTTTCTCTGGCCTTTTTTCTAACCAGTTTTAATGCTCGGACTATACCAACGACGGTAACTTTTTTCCTTTCAGTTCTTGGTGTAATCTGGGGAGAAATGGCGGCAGTGGGAATAGTTGCTACTATACCAGTTCTTATCTTCGCTTTAATAGTTCAAAAATATCTGGTTCGTGGTCTTACTTTTGGTGCTATTAAGAGCTGA